The stretch of DNA TCGCGACACGGCATCCGGTGACCGGATATCGCTACTATGAACCGAAGGATCTCGAGAAGTTTCTTGGTGAGATCATCAAGGAGCGAATGCCCTCATGAGCGAGTTCCTTGTCAAGTTCTTTGATACCGGGGACTTCCCGGCCCGTTGGCAGTGTGGCAATTGGTCAGACTTTCTAGGTTGGCTTCACATCGGTAGCGATCTTGCGACGTTTGCTGCGTACTACGCGATTCCGATCGTGTTGGTTTACTTCGCACGCAAGCGTCGTGATTTCCCATTCAAGAGAATCTTTTGGTTATTCGCTGCATTCATTTCGGCATGCGGAACCGTTCACCTGATCGAAGCTGTCATTTTCTACTATCCGATCTACCGTATTTCCGGGCTGATGAAATTGTTTACCGCGATCGTGTCTTGGGGCACCGTGATAGCGTTAATTCGATACCTACCGTTGGTGATGCACTATCCATCGCTCGCCGATACGAATGAACGTTTGAAGAAAGAGATTATTCATCGGCAAAAGGTAGAACGTGATTTGTTGGCCTCGCAAGCAGAACTGCTGAGCCAGAAGAGCGAAATGGATTTGATGTACAAAGCCGCGCCGGTCGGGATGTCACTTGTCGGACCAGACCTGCGTTACATACGAATCAATGATCGATTGGCAGACATTCATGGACTGTCGCGCGAAGCTCACCTGGGAAAACGAATTCGCGACGTGTTGCCCGATTTAGGGCAAAAGATTGAGCGTTTCTATCAGCGAATTTTGAAGACGGGGGAAGCCCAGCTAGACAATGAAATTACGGGGACCACGGACGCGTCGTCGAAACGCCGTACTTGGTTAGCTAGTTACTATCCTTTGAAAGGCGAGGATGGAGTCATTCATTCGATCAGCGCAGTGGTTCAGGATATCACCCAGCGCAAGGAAACTGAGCGACGACTCAAACAGAGTGAAGCAGCGGCTTTAGCGGCGAGTCAGTCCAAGAGTGAGTTCTTGGCCAACATGTCTCATGAGATACGAACGCCCATGGCTGCAATTCTGGGTTATGCAGACGTGTTGCTTGGTCACTTGAAAGACCCGGATAATCGCAATTGCGTCTTGATCATGAAACGCAATGGCGAACACCTGTTGGAATTGATCAACGACATATTGGATTTGTCTCGCATCGAAGCGGGCAAGATGGACGTTGAGGAAGAGCCGGTGGCATTGCCTCATCTTGTAGCCGACATCGAATCGTTGATGCAGGTTCGTGCGGAGGAAAAGAAGGTCATCTTTGAGGTCGATTTTGAAGGCCATATTCCGCACACGATCAAAACGGATCCCACGCGACTGCGGCAAGTGCTTATCAATCTGATCGGCAACGCAATCAAGTTCACCGACGAAGGCGAAGTGCGTTTGAAGGTGAAGTTCATTGAAGGCGATGAAACGCCATTGATCGAATTTGCAATCATCGACACTGGCATCGGCATGTCACCAGATCAGATAGACCGATTGTTTAAACCGTTCTCACAGGGCGATTCGTCCGTCACGCGGCAATATGGTGGAAGCGGTTTGGGTTTGGCAATCAGCCAGCGATTGGTGCAAATGCTGAACGGGAAAATGGAGTTAGAAAGCAAGGTAGGCGAGGGAAGTACGTTCTACGTTCATTTACCGGTCTCCTCGATCGGTGAATTGGAACTGGTCAAACCTGATTTGTTGGTGAAATCAAGCGAACCTCGAGATCTGCTTGCCGAAACACCTAAGCTTACCGGTAGGATTCTCGTCGTCGACGACCGAAGAGACGTCCGCCACATTAGCCAGCACTTCTTAGAGAAGGCTGGTGCGACGGTTTCGACGGCGGAAGATGGACAAGAGGGAATCGACATGGCGATTGCCGCTCGTGACGCTGGCAAACCTTTCGACCTAGTGGTCATGGACATGCAAATGCCCAATGTTGACGGCATGCAGGCGGTCGCTGAACTTCGGTCCGCTGGTATCGAATGGCCCATCGTCGCGTTGACTGCCGACGCAATGAAGGGTGATCGCGATAAATGCCTTAACGGTGGTTGCGATGACTATCTCTCCAAACCCATCGACCATGCAAAGCTAATCCAAATGGCGGCTAAGTTCACCCAGTCCGTAACGGCGGACGAACTACGTCAAATGCGATCCGAACGTGCGGCAAAGTTGCACCGAACTCTAACCCAGCATTCATCGAATGAGTAAGTCAGCACGGCCACTTGTCGTCGCCGTTGGTTCTTCAGCAGGTGGTGTGGAGGCTTTCACCGAATTTGTCAAAGCGCTAGGGGAAACTCCAGGGTTTGCCGTTGCATTCATCCAGCATCTTGATGCGGCATCAAAATCATTACTCGTTGACTTGTTAGCCGCCAGCACATCGCTGACGATCAAAGAAGTAACCGCTCGAACCAAGGTCAAGCTCAACACGATTTACCTTGCTCCGCCGGGAATTCTGCTGACGTTGCGAAAGGGTTTCTTGGTGCCCGAAGAATCCGATGATGCTGATCGACATGTTGCCTCGATTGACCAGTTTTTTCACTCCGTGGCTGATGATCAGGGTGAACGCGGATTGGGAGTTGTGTTGTCGGGGGCGGGAAGCGATGGCACACTCGGTTTGAAAGCGATTAGCGATTGTGGCGGGATGACGTTCGCCCAAGACGCTGCGTCAGCAAAGTTTGATTCAATGCCTCGGAATGCGGCAACCACTGGCGTTGCTGATCACGTCCTGCCGCCGGCCGACATCGCGGCGGAACTGATCAAGTACGCTCGGTATCTTGAGCAATCCAAAGGCTTGATGCAAACCACCGCTCACATGGACACCATCGAGCAAGCGATCCCTAAGATTACCGAACAGCTTCTGCGAGTCACGGGACATAACTTTCAGCATTACAAGATCAGCACGCTCGGACGAAGAATTCATCGGCGGATGCAGATTTTGAAAATCTCGCAAGTGCGTCGCTATGTTGAACAAGTGCAAAACGATCCCGACGAAGCGGGATCGCTGTTTCGTGAGTTACTGATCGGCGTCACGGCGTTCTTTCGCGATCCTGATTCATTTGAAGAATTGGCCAAGCAGGTCATTCCCAAATTGTTTCTGCGGCGGCAATCTAATGATCCGGTACGGATCTGGATCCCTGGCTGCGCGACGGGCGAAGAAGCCTACACGATGGCCATTCTGTGCCGTGAGCACCTCGATACGATCGAGGGTGATTACGCCGTTCAGATCGTAGCCAGCGACATTGATGTCCGTGCGCTAGACATAGCACGCAAAGGGTCTTACCCCATCGGAATTGTCGATCATGTATCCGAAGAGCGTCTGGATCGGTTCTTCGTTAAGAAAGGCAAACGCTACCACGTCAAGAAAGAGATCCGCGAGAGCGTCTTGTTCTCGCCCCACAATTTGATCAGCGACCCGCCCTTTTCGCGTCAGGACTTGGTTTCGTGTCGCAATCTGCTGATCTACCTCGGTCCTCATCTGCAGAAGAAACTGATACCGCTGTTTCACTATGCGTTGCGTCCGGGCGGCTATTTGTTTTTGGGGCCAAGCGAGAGCATGACTTCGCACAAAGAATTGTTTCGTAGCGTCAACGAGAAGCATCGAATCAGCCAGCGCAAAGGAACTGCGATTGGTAAAACGCCTCAGGCCGTATCGAAAGTGCCAGCGGTCGGGTCTTACCATCCACTGGGAAGTTCCTCTTTGGACGATGATAAGACAGACGCTGTTCAAATCATGCAGCGAATCATCTTGGATGAGTTTGCACCCAAGTCAGTAGTGGTTGATGAAGACGGACACGTGATTTGTTCGTCGGGGGAAATGAACAAGTACTTGTCGACCGGTGAAGGAGCGTTTTCGAACCGGATCGTCAAAATGGCCCGTCGCGGCTTGCGAATCGGTCTTCGTGCGGCCCTTCTGGAAGCGAAAGCCAAACGTCGGCGCATCGTGCATGAGAACCTGTCCGTTGAAACCGACGAGGGCAAACAACCCGTTATGATCACCGTTCAACCGATGATGCGGATCGGCGAAGACAGCGGGCTATTTCTTGTGGTTTTCCATGACGTTGGTCTACCGATTGAAGGGATCGGGAATCGCAAAGACGCCAATGGCGCAAGCGACGACGAATCCGAAACGGCTAATGTACTGACAAGTTCAGCGACCGACATGGAGGTCATGGTCGAACAACTTGAACGCGAACTGGCAACGGCTCGTGACGATCTCGAAAATTCGATGCAGGAGATGGAAGCGGCCAACGAAGAATTGAAGTCGTCCAACGAAGAACTGTTGTCGATGAACGAGGAACTGCAATCGGCCAACGAAGAGTTAGAGTCATCCAAAGAAGAGATTCTTTGCAGCAGCGAAGCGGTCGCACGAGCGAACAGCGATCTCGAAAACTTGTTGCGAAGTACTCGGATCGCGACGATTTTCCTAGACGAGGATTACTCAATCCGCAGCTTCACGCCGGCCGCGACTGATCTCTACGGGCTAATTCCAACCGACATCGGCAGGCCGCTTACCCAGTTGGTGCCCTATGTCCAAGAAATGCCCGCGCTTCCCGACGCAAGCGTTCTTGATGGTGAAAACCCGGTTAAGCACACCGTTCTAGGAACTAATGGGCGAACCTACATCCGCCGAGTATTACCCTATCAAGATCAAAGTGGCCAAAGCAGAGGCATCGTGGTTACGTTCACGGATGTGACGGACTTGAAGGAAAGCCAAGACCGACTCCTGGCCAATCAAGCTGAACTCGCTCAGGCAAAGGTCAAGATGGACCTCGCGATGGAAGTCAGCGGAGTTGCATCCTGGACGTGGGACTTCGAAACCAACCAGCCGTTTGCTGACTCTAATTTGAATCGGCTTTGGGGATTTAACGCCGACGAAAAACCTTCTCTTGAGGATCTTGTTGGGCGGATCGGGGAAGAGCATCGAGAGCGAATCGGCAGCGCCCTTGAAAACGTTTTCGAACGCGGTGGTCCCTATGACCAAGAACACACGGTTCACCTGCCAAGCGGGAAAACACGTTGGGTACGCGCGTTCGGTCGCGCGAACTCACCGACCGAATCTCCACGCGAATTTGCCGGGATCGTGACCGATATTACAGACCGGAAAGCATTCGAGCTCGACTTGAAGCAACGAGAATCTCACTTTCGGTCCATGACGGACGGCTTGCCGTTGATGGTGTGGACCAACGACGAACTAGGTCGACATCAAGTAGTCAATCGAGCTTTCTGTGAATTCTTCGGTATCAATGCCGACGAGACGGAAGACTTGTCTTGGCGAAAACTACTGCACGAAGCGGACGTCGAAATTTACTTGAGCCAATTTGCTCGCTGCGTTGCCGAGCGATCGAATTTTCACGCCGAGGTTCGTGCGCGACGTGCCGATGGTCAATGGAGATGGATCGAATCGTGGGGGCAGCCTCGGTTTTCGTCCACCGGCGACTACATCGGTCACATCGGAGCGAGCGCGGATGTGACGGATCGAGTTGAGGCGGTTCGGGATTTGGCCGAGAACCGACGTCGACTGGCTTTGGCCATGAACGCGGCAAGGATGGGGTCGTTCGTTTGGGATCGGATATCCAACGAACTCATTTGGGACGAGGAATGGATGCGTGCGGTAGGTCTGCAGCAAGAAATCGCTCACACCGGAGATGCGTTTTTCGATCGGGTTCACCCGGAAGACTTGGCTGAACTTCACCGCAACATTGCTCGAAGCCGAGACAGCGGCAGCGACTTCAAAGCCGAGTTTCGGATCATTCGCGACGACGGTGAATTGCGATGGCTAGCAGGCGTAGGCAACTGGATCCTTGACGGTGTGCCCAAGGGCGAAAAGCCATGCAAGTTGGCCGGGCTCAATTGGGATATCACCGAACAAAAGGAATACGAAAATGAAATACGTCTGAACGAAGAACGATTAAGAGTCGCGGCGGGGGCTGCTGGGTTTGGAATGTTCCACGTCGACATTGACAACAATCACGTCGATTGGTCGGACGAGTTTTGTCGGCTGGTAGGAATTGATCCCAATTCCAATTTGGATATGGCAATCGGTGATATGCCTGACTTTGTCCATCCTGCCGATGCCGAGAAAGTACGCATCAGTGTTCAGAAAATTCTTGACGATCTCGAAGAGCCAGATCATTGGTTCAATCACCGGATCCTGAAGAAATCGGGCGAAGTACGCCATGTACGCGTTCAAACTCGATCATTGTACGAAGGAGAAGGCGACAACAAGCGTATGAAGATGTTGGTCGGAACGCTTCTGGATGTAACTCAGCAAAAAGAATACGAAACCAAACTTCGTAAGCAAAAGCGAATCGCAGAAATCGCCAACGCGTCCAAGAGTGAATTTGTTGCCAACATGTCGCACGAGATCCGTACTCCGATGACAGCAATCCTTGGGTACGCTGATCTATTACAAGATCATATTCATAGTGAAGAGGCACGAGACCATCTAAGCACCATTCGTCGTAATGGCGACTACCTGCTTGAGATCATTAATGACATTCTCGATCTTTCGAAGATCGAAGCTGGCAAGTTAGACATCGATCTAGAGCGATTTCGACCCGAGCAAATCATTGAAGATGTACGAAGCATCATGGAAGTTCGCGCCAAAGAAAGAGGCTTGGAGCTAGAAGTCCGCTACGAAGGTCAGATACCGCGTATCATCGAAAGTGACGGCAAGCGGCTAAAGCAAATTTTGATCAACCTGGTAGGCAACGCACTGAAGTTCACGCATGACGGCCGAGTAGAAATGGTGATTTCGATGCGGGATGACAAGCTTGGAATCGATGTGATTGATTCCGGGATTGGGATGTCTTCCGAGCAACAAGACAGATTGTTCCAACCATTCACACAGGCTGATTCTCTAATCACGCAGCAGTTTGGTGGGACTGGGTTGGGGCTCGCGATCAGTCAGCGGTTAGCGGCGATGCTCGGCGGGGCGATTTCGTGCGAAAGTAAATTGGGATGCGGAAGTAAGTTCACAGTGACGTTCAGCACGGGAAATTTCCCGGGGATGGAGATGATTCAACCGGGATCGCTAGCTGAAACCTCGCCCTCGTCCGCCTTGAACGGTGAATCCGTTGTACTGGATTGTGAGATATTGATTGTCGATGATCGCCGCGACATCCGTTTCCTGAGTAAGCAAATCCTGTCCAAAGCAGGCGCGAAGATTACCGAGGCCGAGGATGGACTGCTTGGAATCCAAGCCGTCAAGAAGCGCATGGCCAATGGATCTAATTTCGACCTGATCTTGTTAGATATGCAAATGCCAAACTTGGACGGCTACGAAACGGCGAAGCAACTTCGCCAAATGGGCTTCTTGTCGCCGATCATCGCATTGACTGCTGACGCAATGCAGGGGGACATGAATCGCTGCATCCAAAGTGGTTGCAACGACTACCTAAGTAAACCGATCGACAAAGGGGCCATGCTCCAAATGGTCAGCCGCTTCTTGTTCGATTGAAACCACGCCACGAATCGCAAATGAACTGGTGCGATTTGGACTGGGCCCAGCTCGTGGCTCATGGCCCAAAGCCGACGCGCAGAATCAATCTTCAAGCACAGTATCAATCTTCAAGTATCGGGGCTGAAGTTTGCGATTGATTAACACTTGTGGCTGCACTGCTGAAAGTTTGAGTAACAGGTTCCGATAGCCGCTCGTGAAGATCAGATTGCTTGACTCGATCGGGGCCAACAAGAGGAAACGTAACTCCGTGATTGGTTTGGATGAAGGCGAATTGGCTGGAAGTATTCATGAGAACTAATAGTGTTTGAGAAAAACGTAGATGGATGCAGGTGAGAGAACTACAGGCAGTTCGCCCGTTACAGAACAACGATCAACGCGTGAATGACGCCGACGATCCAAAATCCGATCAGTGTCAGAACAACGTTCAAGAAAAACTGTGTTCCAATACCTTTGTCCATGAACACCGCCAACGGTGGCAGCAAGATCGCAAGGACAACTTTAAGAAGAGTGTTTTGATTGGTGATCGTGGTTGACATGGTCACGTGTCCTAATGGTTCATCAGACAAGACGGCCGATTGTTTGATGCAATATGAGGAAAGGGTCATGGCTAGTGCCGTCTGATGGTTGAGACGATGCAAAGCACATACCAAGGTCGGATAAATGATCAATCCAACGCACTCGGGTTCACACCTTTGAGGTCGCAAGCACGAATCGGTGTTGAATTGGACGAGGTTGCGATTTGCCTCGCCTTGTGGCCCTTATCGGTAGGTCGGCAATCCAAGCGTCTATCTATTTGTCGTACATCAATAGCCGTTAGTCGTATATCGTTTATCGCTCGCAAAGAAGTTCAATCGACGACACCTAGGGAGTCAGATTGTTTCGACAGTAGCGAAAGCTCGTTGTTAGCTGGCAATGCGTCCAATCGGGAATGTGCGAAATCAGTGTGCGAACTCAATGTGCGAACTTAAGCTGCAAGCTGTACGTGCGAGCTGGCGATAGACCGCGGGCGACTGTTGGTTCAAGTGTCGGTACAAGTGTCGGTACGGCGGTTGCGGTATAGGTGTGGTTCTGTTCAACCTCAACCTATGAAGGGCAAGACCATGTCTAAAGAACCCGGCATCATTGAAGAAACGAAAGATGCGATCATGGACGATCAGCATTCAATTGACGAAAAAGCACCCGGCACTCCCTTTATGCTCGTCGCTTTGA from Rubripirellula amarantea encodes:
- a CDS encoding PAS domain-containing sensor histidine kinase; the protein is MSEFLVKFFDTGDFPARWQCGNWSDFLGWLHIGSDLATFAAYYAIPIVLVYFARKRRDFPFKRIFWLFAAFISACGTVHLIEAVIFYYPIYRISGLMKLFTAIVSWGTVIALIRYLPLVMHYPSLADTNERLKKEIIHRQKVERDLLASQAELLSQKSEMDLMYKAAPVGMSLVGPDLRYIRINDRLADIHGLSREAHLGKRIRDVLPDLGQKIERFYQRILKTGEAQLDNEITGTTDASSKRRTWLASYYPLKGEDGVIHSISAVVQDITQRKETERRLKQSEAAALAASQSKSEFLANMSHEIRTPMAAILGYADVLLGHLKDPDNRNCVLIMKRNGEHLLELINDILDLSRIEAGKMDVEEEPVALPHLVADIESLMQVRAEEKKVIFEVDFEGHIPHTIKTDPTRLRQVLINLIGNAIKFTDEGEVRLKVKFIEGDETPLIEFAIIDTGIGMSPDQIDRLFKPFSQGDSSVTRQYGGSGLGLAISQRLVQMLNGKMELESKVGEGSTFYVHLPVSSIGELELVKPDLLVKSSEPRDLLAETPKLTGRILVVDDRRDVRHISQHFLEKAGATVSTAEDGQEGIDMAIAARDAGKPFDLVVMDMQMPNVDGMQAVAELRSAGIEWPIVALTADAMKGDRDKCLNGGCDDYLSKPIDHAKLIQMAAKFTQSVTADELRQMRSERAAKLHRTLTQHSSNE
- a CDS encoding YqaE/Pmp3 family membrane protein, with protein sequence MSTTITNQNTLLKVVLAILLPPLAVFMDKGIGTQFFLNVVLTLIGFWIVGVIHALIVVL
- a CDS encoding CheR family methyltransferase, coding for MSKSARPLVVAVGSSAGGVEAFTEFVKALGETPGFAVAFIQHLDAASKSLLVDLLAASTSLTIKEVTARTKVKLNTIYLAPPGILLTLRKGFLVPEESDDADRHVASIDQFFHSVADDQGERGLGVVLSGAGSDGTLGLKAISDCGGMTFAQDAASAKFDSMPRNAATTGVADHVLPPADIAAELIKYARYLEQSKGLMQTTAHMDTIEQAIPKITEQLLRVTGHNFQHYKISTLGRRIHRRMQILKISQVRRYVEQVQNDPDEAGSLFRELLIGVTAFFRDPDSFEELAKQVIPKLFLRRQSNDPVRIWIPGCATGEEAYTMAILCREHLDTIEGDYAVQIVASDIDVRALDIARKGSYPIGIVDHVSEERLDRFFVKKGKRYHVKKEIRESVLFSPHNLISDPPFSRQDLVSCRNLLIYLGPHLQKKLIPLFHYALRPGGYLFLGPSESMTSHKELFRSVNEKHRISQRKGTAIGKTPQAVSKVPAVGSYHPLGSSSLDDDKTDAVQIMQRIILDEFAPKSVVVDEDGHVICSSGEMNKYLSTGEGAFSNRIVKMARRGLRIGLRAALLEAKAKRRRIVHENLSVETDEGKQPVMITVQPMMRIGEDSGLFLVVFHDVGLPIEGIGNRKDANGASDDESETANVLTSSATDMEVMVEQLERELATARDDLENSMQEMEAANEELKSSNEELLSMNEELQSANEELESSKEEILCSSEAVARANSDLENLLRSTRIATIFLDEDYSIRSFTPAATDLYGLIPTDIGRPLTQLVPYVQEMPALPDASVLDGENPVKHTVLGTNGRTYIRRVLPYQDQSGQSRGIVVTFTDVTDLKESQDRLLANQAELAQAKVKMDLAMEVSGVASWTWDFETNQPFADSNLNRLWGFNADEKPSLEDLVGRIGEEHRERIGSALENVFERGGPYDQEHTVHLPSGKTRWVRAFGRANSPTESPREFAGIVTDITDRKAFELDLKQRESHFRSMTDGLPLMVWTNDELGRHQVVNRAFCEFFGINADETEDLSWRKLLHEADVEIYLSQFARCVAERSNFHAEVRARRADGQWRWIESWGQPRFSSTGDYIGHIGASADVTDRVEAVRDLAENRRRLALAMNAARMGSFVWDRISNELIWDEEWMRAVGLQQEIAHTGDAFFDRVHPEDLAELHRNIARSRDSGSDFKAEFRIIRDDGELRWLAGVGNWILDGVPKGEKPCKLAGLNWDITEQKEYENEIRLNEERLRVAAGAAGFGMFHVDIDNNHVDWSDEFCRLVGIDPNSNLDMAIGDMPDFVHPADAEKVRISVQKILDDLEEPDHWFNHRILKKSGEVRHVRVQTRSLYEGEGDNKRMKMLVGTLLDVTQQKEYETKLRKQKRIAEIANASKSEFVANMSHEIRTPMTAILGYADLLQDHIHSEEARDHLSTIRRNGDYLLEIINDILDLSKIEAGKLDIDLERFRPEQIIEDVRSIMEVRAKERGLELEVRYEGQIPRIIESDGKRLKQILINLVGNALKFTHDGRVEMVISMRDDKLGIDVIDSGIGMSSEQQDRLFQPFTQADSLITQQFGGTGLGLAISQRLAAMLGGAISCESKLGCGSKFTVTFSTGNFPGMEMIQPGSLAETSPSSALNGESVVLDCEILIVDDRRDIRFLSKQILSKAGAKITEAEDGLLGIQAVKKRMANGSNFDLILLDMQMPNLDGYETAKQLRQMGFLSPIIALTADAMQGDMNRCIQSGCNDYLSKPIDKGAMLQMVSRFLFD